ATCTCAGAGGCGGGTGTTAAAACGATTTCGGCTTACCGCCGGACAGCTCACGCGGCTGTCCCGCAGGTTGTGGTGGTTATCGATGGTTATCTTTCATTCCGCAATGCCTATCCGGAAGAAAATGAACTTCTGGAGACGATTCTGCGTGAAGGCGGAAGTCTGGGTATCACTTTTGTGCTTACTGCGAATCGGGTAACCGATGTATTTGAAAAATTCAGAAGCAATATTCCCAATGCGGTTTCATTTGAGTTATCCGATCCAAGCGATTATTATTATGCCGTGGGAAGACCTTCCAAGGCACCAAGCCAACTTCCGCCAGGACGAGGTCTGGTCAAAGGGCAAGTACCTCCGTTGATGTTCCAGGCTGCATTACCTTCTTCCGGGGCAGATGAGGGCAAACGTTCATCGGCATTGCGCCGTACGATTGCTGAGATTCGCCAAGGCTGGACAGGGGAAGAAGCGCCGCAGATTGCTCCACTTCCGGAAGAGATCAAACTGAAAGATTTGCTCATTCGGACAGGATCATATGGTCAGGCTTGGGATACATCATCTATAACTGTCCCTGTGGGACTGCTTACGGATGATCTGGAACCATTCCAGCTTAATCTGCGTGAAGGTCCACATTTCATGGTAACGAGTCCGATGGAAGGCGGCAAAACGACATTTTTGTTGACATGGATGTTATCACTGGCTTATCATGCTTCTCCGGAAGATGTACAAATATACACAGTAGATATGCGTTATGGCTCAGGTGGACTGGGGGAAATTAGCAGTTTGCCCCATGTCCGTGGACATGTATCGCGAGAAGAACAGCTTGCACCTGTGATTCAACAGTTGTACGATGAAGTTCTGAAAAGAGGCGAGATTTCCGGTGGACCGGAACTTGTGCTCGTTATCGATGATGCGGACACCTTGTCCAAGCAGCTAAACGATTTTAATGTAAAAGATCAATTGGGAGCGATTGTTCGTCAAGGAAGGGATCGTGGTGTACACGTGATTCTATCCGGGGTTCCGGCAGACTTCCCGACCTTTGGTTCTGACTGGGTAACGGATGTGAAGGCTTCCCAGAGCGGAATGCTGTTCGGGACTTTAGACCCTAACGATCTCTCGTTCTTCCGTATACCTTATTCCGAATCTGGAGGTAGTTCAGGTGGGCTGAAGGTACTGCCTCCGGGTCAAGGTTATTATGTAAAACGTAAATATTCCAGGGTTAAAGGTGCAGTTCCATGTGATGACAGCTGGAAAATGACCGATTGGATTTCTGAAATTCGTGACCGATGGCATGTTGTAGTTTGAGGGGAGGTGGCTCATAATGTTGACGGTTCATGATTCTAAGCAAAAGGTAGTCACGTTACAAACAAAGGAACTTTTTTTCCTGGCTGGTATTCTCGGTTCAGACCGACTGCTTGGTGTGGAAGATCCGTTTCGCGGCTATATGGCGGAGGATATCGCGATGGAGTGGGAGCGTGTGAAAACCTCCCTGCTTGACAAAGGATATCTGATTCGGGATCAGGATACCGATGAGCTGATCATGACACCGACCGTTTTCTCCAGGGTAGCCATTGCCGGATTGTCCGACAGAGCTTGTTGGATTCGCTACACGATCAACGGCAAGTCGTATGAGAGTTATATCCATTGCACGGATGAGCGGGTCGTTGAAGTTTCCCGTGTTGACGACGTACCGGACGCGTTCCGGCTCAGCGATCTGGGAAGTGTTCGTGAAGCCATTGATGTTCTGATAGAGCGGATGAAATGGAGCGGCCATTCTCCTGTGGAGAAACCGGCACTAATGTGCTCCAAGAAAAAATTTTATGATGTCATGAATGAGCTCGAAAACAGTGAGGTACAGACTGTAGCAGATGAACTCGCACAGGAGACAAGTGATCCTGAGGGCTCACTTGCGCTGGCACGCTGTCTGGTGGGTAAGGAGTCAGACGGGGAGCTTCGTTTGCTCGTATGGAATGAAGACGGGTGGAAGTCGCAGTCTGCAGCATTTGCTGCAAGTGCGGTATCCAACTGGTTGTTCCGTATGAGCACAGCGGCTTCAGATGATTGGCTAGTTGCAGCACTGACGACTAGAGAACAGTTTCACGAGATGCTGCTGGACTGGCTTAAACAGCCTGCAGGGGAAGAGGAAAGGTGATGGTAAATGCGCATTCGTGTGGAACCGGATGTGCTTCGGGCACTGAGCAAGCAGATTCAGTATGCAGCGGAGCAAATACAGCAAAAGATGACAGTGTTGGATCAGGCGATTCATTCGCTGGAGTGGGAGGTTGAATCCCGCGCAGCGGTGATGAATGAATGGAATCACAGTAAACGACTGGGCGAGGATGCGCTTCGTCGATTAATGGACTTAAGCGTACAGCTGGGACGCAAAGCATTGTTATTCCAGCAGGCAGACATGGAGTATCGTTCCGTGCTGAGTCATGTGAACACAGCCTATGGTAATGCGGTCAATATGCTGAATGTTCTTCAGAACAATCGTACAGGAGAAATCATGCCTGCACATTCTGCAACTGTAGCTGTAGTATCCGATCCCCTTTCCGCAATGGCGGCTGTATATCGTGTACAGGATGCCGCTCCGCCTGATGGCTCCCCGGCTACATTAGTTCAGGCCATGCAGCCTGAGCCAGTAGCATGGAGATTCACAGATCCTTCCTTTCGGGGAAGAAGAGGGACCGAGCCTGTGGTTTCCTGAAACAGGGTGAATAAAAGCAACAGCAGAAAGTGAATCTTTTTTGTAAATAGGCTGTTAGGAGAAGTTTCAAGGGCTGAAAATGGGGTAAATAGGATTAGGTCCTTCGGCTTTTGTCCGATCGATCCTGGTATAGTACAATTTGAACAAGTCAAAATTTAATTGCACAAACCAAGGAGGAATTTACCAATGGCAGGACGTATTTTAGTTACCCCAGAGCAGCTTGATCAGGTTTCCAACCAATTTAAACAAAGCGGTGAGCAAAGTCAGCAAATCGTATCAACATTGACTCAATCCATCACAAGCATGGAAGGACAATGGGAAGGTATGACAAAGCAACGCTTCTTCCAGGAGTTCCAAGAAGCTAGCAAACAAATGCAATCGTTCGTTCAAACGCTGAACAGCATCAGCGCTGAACTTACAGCTATTGCTAACAAATTCCGTACAGCTGACCAAGCTCGTTAATCTGCTTTACATAGATCAGGCCGATTTGAAGTCTGAATTCGCCCTGAATCATTGGCGGGTAGCAAGCTGAAGATGTACAACTACAGCAAAAACCGGGCGTTGTCACAACACCCGGTTTTTGTTGCAACTATGACACTAGGACAGAGAGAGGGATAAGCATGTCTTTTCAACCGAATCCCGGGGATGAAGTGGTGATTAACGACATTGCCTATACGATTGGGCAGCATCCGGCTGCGCCGGGTCTAGCTTATGCCCAAGCCGGAAGGCAGGGGATTGTTTATCAGTTATTACCCCGAAATGGTTCCCTTCATGGGGCCAAAGCACTAAAAGTATTTTTTCCTAAATTCCGTATTCCGGCTATGGTATATCAGTCTGAGCATATGGAGTCTTATAGTGAACTGCCAGGTTTGCAGGTATGCAAGCGTGATGTGCTCACTCCGGAAAGAAACGGAGCGCTCATTGGAAAACATCCCGATCTGTTATATGCGGTGTTGATGCCATGGGTGCAAGGTCAGACCTGGTTCGATGTGATCAGTGATCAGAGACAGTTGACGGCTGAGGAGAGCCTGAAGCTGGCCAGAGCGCTTGCTGGGACGGGTTCGGCCATGGAACAACGTGGACTGGCTCATTGCGATATGTCCGCTCCCAATGTAATGATTCCGTTTTTTTCCGAAGTGGAGAACCTGGGGAAGGCGTCTGCGGTAGAACTTGTGGATGTCGAGCAGATGTACGGTTCCAAGATGGATCGTCCGGATGCCCTGCTTGCCGGGTCACCCGGTTATGCAGCCCATCGAACAGTGCACAGCGGTTTGTGGAGTTCATATGCTGACCGATTTGCCGGAGCTGTTATCATTGCTGAAATGTTAAGCTGGTCGGACCCTGTGATTGTAGAGAAAGCGTGGGGCGAAAGTTATTTTGACCAGCATGAAATGCAAACGGTGAGTGAACGGTATTATGCGATGCGGGAGTCCCTTGAGAAGCGTTGGGGTTCCAAACTGTCAGATCTGTTCATTCGAGCTTGGGAAAGTCACGATCTGAGCAGCTGTCCGACATTTGGTGAGTGGTATGTTGCATTGGCTGCGGTAGACGTGGATCAGGCCAATGCGGCGGCTGCTGCGACATCGGAAGAAGAAGCTGGCAATCCGTCCGAAGCGGATGGGAATCTGAAGGAGAGCTCAGAACCAGTAAGTGAACCAGTGAATACGCAAGCGGGGAACATTCCCCAAACGCCGCACTCTCCCGATCAGGAGGCGGTTGTGAACCGTCTGTTCTTACAGGCAAGATCCTTGGAGGATGAAGATAAACCAGCTGCTGCACTGGAAGTGTATCGTTCGCTGTATCATTTCATTCCTCATAACAGCGCGATGCAGATGGAAGTGGAGGCTGCAATCAAGGAACTGGATGCCAAGCTTAATCCAAAAGAAGACACAGACAAGCCTGTACCTGTGCCATTCTACAGATCCAAGAAGTTCATGATTTCTTCCGCTGTGCTTATTGTATTGCTGGCAGGTAGTGTTCCAACGGTCAAAATACTGGCCGATCAGGCAGAAGTGAAGCAGAAAGAACAGCAGGAAGCTACACGACTGGCAGAGGTCAAGGCTGCGGAAGAGGCTGAAGCTGCAAAGGCAGCTGCGATCAAGCAGCAGGAAGAGCAGGAGAAGCAAAAGGCCGCAGAAGCTGCAAAACTGGATGCTGAGGAAAAGAAAAAGCTCGCTGAAGCCAAACAGAAGGAAGCTGAAGCAAAGAAAAAAGAAGAAGAACGCAAGGCATTACAGGCCAAGTATGACAAACAGGCGAAATATGAGGCTTATCTGGTGAAGCAGGAGCAGCAGAAGAAAGAAGCTGCCAAGAGAGCACAGCAGGAGAAGTACGATAAACAGGCAAAATATGAAGCTTATCTGGTCTGGAAAAAAGAGAATGATGCCAAGCTTGCAAAACAGGAAGCGGAGCGTAAAGCGGCAGCTGAAGTTAAACGTCAGCAGGAGATTGCTCAGAAAGCCGCGCTTAAGAAAAAGCGTGCCCAGAATGTGGTCACGTTGATTGCTCATTACAATAAAACGTATAACGCACAAAAAGGCAGAAAAATTGAAAATGCGGAAGCGTATGCCCGTGATTTCAAAACTCTATACAATACCGATGCTGCTTATTTTAAAGGTGTCGGCAAAGTGGCCGCTCGAATGAGTGCCATTAACAAATTCCTGAGCAACACCAGTTATACGTTGCCCAACTTATAAAATAACACGTGAACGACGGAGGTGACTCATCCTAGATGAACTACACGATTCAAGCATCACAGCGTACACCTGCACTCATTATATATTTAATTGATATTAGCGCCTCCATGAATATGGTTCTGGAAAATCGGCGGCGGATTGACGTCGTCTATGATGCCTTATCTCTCGCGATACGGCAAATGGTATTTCGGTCCACCAAGGGAAATCGTCTGACACCTCGCTATCGCATAGCCATATTGGCTTACAGCGATGATGTATATGACTTGTTGAACGGTATCAAAGGAATCGACGAGATCGCTGCAGTTGGATCTTTGCCAGACCTGACCCCAAAACGGTTCTCGGACTCGGCGAAGGCTTTCCTGCAGGCGGAAAAGATTCTCCAGGCCGAAATCCCGAATATGCAGGATTGTCCTGCGCCACTTGTGTGCCACATGACCGATGGGGTAGCCACAGGTGAAGATCCCGAGCCCATTGCGAAAAGAATCATGGGTATGAGTGTGCCTGATGGCAATGTGCTGGTGGAGAATATTTTTATTTCGGATCATCTGCTGGAAGGGCCAATTGCTGAACCTAGAAGATGGAAGGGAATCTCTTCGGAAACAAATCTACAGGATGAGCATGGAGAAAAGCTGCGGAATATGTCATCCGTCCTGCCCGAAAGTTATCGGGAAATGCTTGTTGAAGCTGATTATTTGCTTGCACCCGGTGCACTCATGATGCTGCCAGGTACCTGTGCAGAATTGGTATCGATCGGGTTCCAGATGTCCGCTGCTACGCCTGTGAGATAGGAGGGGAATCATGAGAGCAATGCGTTTGGCAACATTGTCTGCTGGAGATAAGGGGGGCCATGCCGAGCAGCGGCATGGCAACTTTCGCTATGTGAGTGTACAGACGGGAGAACAGCCACTAACCCGCTATCAGGGCACATTTAAGTGCAGATATGGTTATGGCAGAGCGGCTGAGACGGTACATCAGGGAGATACCGGACAGGACTTTGCTGCGGTACGTATGAAAGGAAATATCTGCAATTTTGTATTGTGTGATGGGGTAGGCATGAGTTACTTAGGCGATTTTGCAGCGCGTTTTCTGGGGAATGCTTTGCTGGATTGGTTGGAAACGACGCAACACCCGACAGAAGAGGGCGTGGAGCGTCTTCTCTATGATCTAACCCTTCCTGCATCTCAGCAATTGGAGAAATTACAGCCACTGGAAAGCTCACCATTGCTGCTGCGTGAAGTGTTGATGGAAAAGCGAAGTCGGGGCAGTCAGGCCATGTATGTGTGTGGACGGATTGAGCTTACGGGAGGCGGTCGCAAAAGTCGGGTGTGGCTTGCGTGGCAAGGAGATTCCCGTATTCGCCTGTGGCGTAATGGCCAGGAAGATTCTGAATTCTTTCAGACTCACTGCAAGACAAATGAGCGTT
The window above is part of the Paenibacillus sp. 1781tsa1 genome. Proteins encoded here:
- a CDS encoding WXG100 family type VII secretion target, with amino-acid sequence MRIRVEPDVLRALSKQIQYAAEQIQQKMTVLDQAIHSLEWEVESRAAVMNEWNHSKRLGEDALRRLMDLSVQLGRKALLFQQADMEYRSVLSHVNTAYGNAVNMLNVLQNNRTGEIMPAHSATVAVVSDPLSAMAAVYRVQDAAPPDGSPATLVQAMQPEPVAWRFTDPSFRGRRGTEPVVS
- a CDS encoding WXG100 family type VII secretion target, which translates into the protein MAGRILVTPEQLDQVSNQFKQSGEQSQQIVSTLTQSITSMEGQWEGMTKQRFFQEFQEASKQMQSFVQTLNSISAELTAIANKFRTADQAR
- a CDS encoding vWA domain-containing protein, encoding MNYTIQASQRTPALIIYLIDISASMNMVLENRRRIDVVYDALSLAIRQMVFRSTKGNRLTPRYRIAILAYSDDVYDLLNGIKGIDEIAAVGSLPDLTPKRFSDSAKAFLQAEKILQAEIPNMQDCPAPLVCHMTDGVATGEDPEPIAKRIMGMSVPDGNVLVENIFISDHLLEGPIAEPRRWKGISSETNLQDEHGEKLRNMSSVLPESYREMLVEADYLLAPGALMMLPGTCAELVSIGFQMSAATPVR